Proteins co-encoded in one Alphaproteobacteria bacterium PA2 genomic window:
- a CDS encoding PleD family two-component system response regulator has protein sequence MTARILVVDDIEANVRLLEAKLTAEYYEVLVAYDGPTALAKAQAEKPDIILLDVMMPGMDGFQVCRRLKDDPETRHIPIVLVTALDGRSDRILGLEAGADEFLTKPIDDVMLFARVRSLTRLKMVIDELREREASGRRMGVIAGASARLGGTGGRILIVDDHERQSERIASELSIEHRPIVESDPEKALLSAKGPVDLIIVNATARTFDGLRFTAQIRSDEATRHLPILAVVDFDERNRLVKALDLGVSDILPKPIDPQELAARARTQIKRKRYTDYLRDNLDHSLELAVTDQLTGLHNRRYMTGQLDALVKRAVLGGDPVSTLLIDIDFFKRINDSYGHDVGDEVLREFAVRLASNVRAIDIPCRFGGEEFVVVMPDTKLEDAERIAERIRRHVAGSPFRVMGGSELLSVTISIGVAATLGEKDKPELLLKRADEGVYEAKAQGRNKVIARAA, from the coding sequence CTATGACGGACCAACCGCCCTGGCCAAGGCCCAGGCGGAAAAGCCCGATATCATCCTGCTCGATGTCATGATGCCCGGCATGGACGGTTTTCAGGTGTGCCGCCGGCTGAAGGATGATCCCGAGACCCGGCATATCCCCATAGTTCTGGTCACCGCCCTCGACGGCCGCTCCGACCGTATTCTTGGCCTTGAGGCCGGGGCGGACGAATTCCTGACCAAGCCCATCGACGATGTCATGCTTTTCGCCCGGGTCCGCAGTCTGACCCGGTTGAAGATGGTCATTGATGAGCTGCGCGAGCGGGAGGCCTCCGGCCGCCGTATGGGCGTAATTGCCGGCGCGTCAGCACGACTTGGCGGCACCGGCGGCCGAATCCTCATTGTGGATGACCATGAGCGTCAGTCAGAGCGTATCGCTTCGGAACTGTCGATCGAGCATCGTCCCATTGTCGAAAGCGATCCCGAGAAGGCCCTGCTTTCGGCCAAGGGGCCTGTGGACCTGATTATCGTCAACGCCACGGCGCGGACCTTTGACGGTCTGAGGTTCACCGCCCAGATCCGGTCGGATGAAGCCACGCGGCATCTGCCCATTCTGGCGGTCGTCGACTTCGATGAGCGCAACCGGCTGGTCAAGGCCCTGGACCTCGGGGTCAGCGACATCCTGCCCAAGCCGATAGATCCCCAGGAACTGGCCGCCCGGGCCCGGACCCAGATCAAGCGCAAGCGCTATACCGACTATCTGCGGGACAATCTGGACCATTCCCTGGAATTGGCCGTTACGGACCAGCTGACCGGCCTGCACAATCGTCGCTACATGACCGGGCAGCTTGACGCCCTGGTGAAGCGCGCTGTTCTGGGTGGGGATCCCGTCTCGACCCTGCTGATCGACATCGATTTCTTCAAGCGCATCAATGACAGCTATGGCCACGATGTGGGCGACGAGGTCCTCCGGGAATTCGCAGTCCGTCTGGCCTCGAATGTCCGGGCCATCGACATTCCCTGCCGGTTTGGCGGTGAGGAATTCGTCGTGGTCATGCCCGACACCAAGCTGGAAGACGCCGAGCGGATCGCCGAACGAATCCGTCGCCATGTGGCTGGCTCACCCTTCCGGGTCATGGGTGGTTCAGAACTGCTGAGCGTGACCATTTCCATTGGCGTCGCCGCGACGCTTGGTGAAAAGGACAAGCCTGAATTGCTGCTCAAGCGGGCGGATGAGGGCGTCTACGAAGCCAAGGCCCAGGGGCGCAACAAGGTCATCGCCAGGGCCGCCTGA
- a CDS encoding NUDIX hydrolase produces MTEETPPVRRSDGSRMRPEGAPAVKPRDAATLFIIRRDGPKPRVLMGKRNGGHDFMPNLWVFPGGRIDRADFRAPFATELKPEVAGKFHAHLPGNRGRALALAAIRETFEEAGLLLAKQADPRPAAGPWREFLAQGAMPDLEALSIIYRAVTPPVLAKRFDTWFLMADAERLISLERQPDCGELEEIAWFEFEEALELNLPMVTRSVIKEAEARLEEPDRPIPYMRFRMGPTKPRVL; encoded by the coding sequence ATGACCGAAGAAACGCCCCCCGTCCGTCGTTCTGACGGATCCCGCATGCGCCCTGAAGGCGCCCCCGCCGTCAAGCCGAGAGACGCCGCGACCCTGTTCATCATCAGACGGGATGGCCCGAAGCCCCGCGTCCTGATGGGCAAGCGCAATGGCGGCCATGACTTCATGCCCAATCTCTGGGTCTTTCCCGGCGGCAGGATTGACCGGGCTGACTTCCGGGCGCCCTTCGCCACCGAGCTGAAGCCGGAGGTGGCGGGAAAGTTCCACGCCCACCTGCCAGGCAATCGCGGGCGCGCCCTGGCCCTGGCCGCCATTCGGGAGACGTTTGAGGAGGCTGGTCTTCTCCTGGCCAAACAGGCGGATCCCCGACCTGCTGCAGGCCCCTGGCGGGAATTCCTGGCTCAGGGCGCCATGCCCGACCTGGAAGCCCTGTCCATAATCTATCGTGCAGTGACACCGCCGGTTCTGGCCAAGCGGTTCGACACCTGGTTCCTGATGGCTGACGCCGAACGGCTGATCAGCCTCGAACGTCAGCCCGATTGCGGTGAGCTGGAAGAGATCGCCTGGTTCGAATTTGAAGAGGCGTTGGAGCTCAATCTTCCCATGGTCACCCGCTCGGTGATCAAGGAAGCCGAGGCCCGTCTGGAGGAACCGGATCGGCCTATTCCCTACATGCGCTTCCGGATGGGACCGACAAAACCAAGAGTTCTGTAG
- the rpmG gene encoding 50S ribosomal protein L33, translating into MAKPASIKIRLNSSADTGFFYVTKKNARTKTEKLVMRKYDPVVRKHVEFKEGKIK; encoded by the coding sequence ATGGCGAAGCCCGCCTCAATCAAGATTCGCCTGAATTCGTCGGCAGACACCGGCTTTTTCTACGTGACCAAGAAGAATGCGCGCACCAAGACCGAGAAGCTGGTCATGCGGAAGTACGACCCGGTCGTCCGCAAGCACGTGGAATTCAAGGAAGGCAAGATCAAGTAG
- a CDS encoding cupin: MSPKPFVLKQADIPLEAWDDPVKGVVSWRTLLSADRTPSRGLTMGVADVPEGEGGAPKIHRHAEDEAYYILSGKGVMQIDGVDYDLAPGDTVFIPGGVWHGARGVGSEPLRLLYVFAAESFDTIVYEFPEA; this comes from the coding sequence ATGTCCCCGAAACCCTTTGTCCTCAAGCAAGCCGACATCCCCCTTGAGGCGTGGGACGATCCTGTGAAGGGGGTGGTTTCCTGGCGCACCCTGCTGAGCGCTGACCGGACCCCATCGCGGGGCCTGACCATGGGTGTGGCCGATGTGCCGGAGGGTGAGGGCGGGGCGCCCAAAATTCACCGCCATGCCGAGGACGAGGCCTATTACATCCTGTCCGGGAAAGGGGTCATGCAGATCGACGGGGTCGACTATGACCTTGCGCCGGGGGACACCGTTTTCATTCCGGGCGGGGTCTGGCATGGCGCCCGCGGCGTGGGATCAGAGCCCCTGAGGCTGCTCTACGTCTTCGCCGCCGAGTCCTTCGACACCATTGTTTACGAGTTTCCGGAAGCCTGA